In Bos taurus isolate L1 Dominette 01449 registration number 42190680 breed Hereford chromosome 11, ARS-UCD2.0, whole genome shotgun sequence, one DNA window encodes the following:
- the LIPT1 gene encoding lipoyl amidotransferase LIPT1, mitochondrial precursor, producing the protein MLIPFSMKNCFQLLCNLKVPAAGFKNTVKSGLILQSISNDVYHNLAVEDWIHDHMNLEGKPVLFLWRNSPTVVIGRHQNPWQECNLNLMREEGVKLARRRSGGGTVYHDMGNINLTFFTTKKKYDRMENLKLVVRALKAVHPHLDVQATKRFDLLLDGQFKISGTASKIGRNAAYHHCTLLCGTDGTFLSSLLKSPYQGIRSNATASTPALVKNLMEKDPTLTCEVVINAVATEYATSHQIDNHIHLINPTDETVFPGINSKAIELQTWEWIYGKTPKFSVDTSFTVLHEQSHVEIKVFIDVKNGRIEVCNIEAPDHWLPLEICDQLNSSLIGSKFSPIETTVLTSILHRTYPGDDELHSKWNILCEKIKGIM; encoded by the coding sequence ATGCTAATCCCATTTTCCATGAAGAATTGCTTCCAGTTACTTTGTAATCTCAAGGTCCCAGCAGCTGGCTTTAAAAACACAGTTAAAAGTGGACTCATTTTACAGTCAATTTCCAATGACGTTTACCACAATCTGGCTGTAGAAGACTGGATCCACGACCATATGAATTTAGAAGGCAAGCCAGTCCTTTTCTTGTGGAGGAATTCTCCCACTGTGGTAATTGGTCGGCATCAGAACCCTTGGCAGGAATGTAACCTGAATCTGATGAGAGAAGAAGGTGTGAAACTGGCTCGGAGGAGAAGTGGAGGAGGGACAGTCTACCATGATATGGGTAACATCAACTTGACTTTTTTTACAACCAAGAAAAAGTATGATAGGATGGAGAATCTAAAATTAGTTGTGAGAGCCTTGAAGGCTGTCCACCCACACCTGGACGTGCAGGCTACTAAAAGATTTGACCTTTTACTTGACGGACAGTTTAAAATCTCAGGAACAGCTTCCAAGATTGGCCGCAATGCAGCTTATCACCACTGCACTTTGCTATGTGGTACTGACGGGACCTTCTTATCATCTTTGCTGAAGAGCCCTTACCAAGGGATCAGGAGCAATGCCACTGCCAGCACACCTGCCTTAGTGAAAAACCTTATGGAAAAAGATCCCACTCTGACCTGTGAAGTAGTGATAAATGCTGTTGCCACAGAGTATGCTACTTCTCATCAAATCGATAATCACATTCACCTAATAAACCCAACAGATGAGACAGTGTTTCCTGGAATAAACAGCAAAGCCATAGAACTACAGACCTGGGAATGGATATATGGCAAAACTCCGAAGTTCAGTGTAGATACTTCCTTCACTGTGTTACATGAACAGTCACACGTGGAAATTAAAGTATTCATAGATGTCAAGAATGGGAGAATTGAAGTCTGTAATATTGAAGCACCTGATCATTGGTTGCCGCTGGAAATATGTGACCAGTTAAATTCAAGTCTTATTGGTAGTAAATTTTCCCCAATTGAAACGACAGTGCTAACAAGTATATTACATAGAACATATCCAGGGGATGATGAGCTACACAGTAAATGGAATATTCTGTGTGAAAAAATTAAGGGAATAATGTGA